One Thunnus maccoyii chromosome 14, fThuMac1.1, whole genome shotgun sequence genomic window carries:
- the rgs7a gene encoding regulator of G-protein signaling 7a codes for MAQTNSGGQGTNGVADESPNMIVYRKMEEVIARMQDEKNGIPIRTVKSFLTKIPSVFSGSDIVQWMIKNLDIEDQVEALHLGTLMAAHGYFFPISDHVLTLKDDGTFYRFQTPYFWPSNCWEPENTDYAVYLCKRTMQNKARLELADYEAESLARLQRAFARKWEFIFMQAEAQAKVDKKRDKIERKILDSQERAFWDVHRPVPGCVNTTEVDIKKSSRMKNPHKTRKSVYGLQNDIRTHSPTHTPAPEAKQPTEEELQEQITFWQLQLDRHRLKMSKVAESLLGYTEQYVEYDPFLTPPDPSNPWISDDTTLWELEASKEPGQQRVKRWAFGIDEVLKDPVGREQFLKFLESEFSSENLRFWLAVQELKKRPIREVPTRVQEIWQEFLAPGAPSAINVDSKSYDKTTQNVKDPGRYAFEDAQEHIYKLMKSDSYSRFIRSSAYQELLQAKKKKSKNLF; via the exons ATGGAGGAAGTAATAGCACGCATGCAGGATGAGAAAAATGGCATCCCAATCCGAACAGTGAAAAGTTTTCTAACCAAGATCCCCAGTGTTTTTTCAG GTTCTGATATTGTACAGTGGATGATCAAGAATCTGGACATCGAAGATCAAG TGGAGGCTCTTCACCTAGGAACTCTGATGGCTGCACATGGTTACTTCTTCCCCATCTCAGATCACGTCCTCACTCTCAAAGATGATGGCACTTTCTATAGGTTTCAG ACTCCATACTTTTGGCCATCAAACTGCTGGGAACCAGAAAACACAGACTATG ctGTTTACCTCTGCAAAAGAACAATGCAAAATAAAGCACGTCTGGAGCTTGCAGACTATGAAGCG GAGAGCTTAGCAAGGCTACAGAGAGCTTTCGCCAGGAAATGGGAGTTCATTTTTATGCAAGCAGAAGCACAAGCGAA AGTGGacaagaaaagagacaaaattgAGAGGAAAATTCTCGACAGTCAGGAAAGAGCATTCTGGGACGTGCACAGACCAGTG CCTGGATGTGTGAATACAACGGAAGTCGACATAAAGAAGTCCTCCAGAATGAAAAACCCCCACAAAACCAGAAAG TCTGTGTATGGGCTGCAGAATGATATTCGCACCCATAGCCCAACCCACACCCCTGCCCCAGAGGCCAAGCAACCtacagaagaagaactgcaaGAACAG ATCACCTTTTGGCAATTGCAATTAGACAGGCATCGACTGAAAATGTCCAAAGTGGCAGAGAG TTTGCTGGGCTACACAGAGCAGTACGTTGAATACGACCCCTTCCTCACGCCTCCAGATCCATCCAACCCCTGGATCTCAGATGACACCACACTCTGGGAGCTCGAAGCCAG TAAGGAGCCAGGCCAGCAGAGGGTAAAGAGGTGGGCTTTTGGCATTGATGAGGTTCTCAAAGATCCTGTTGGGAGAGAGCAGTTCCTCAAGTTCCTGGAGTCTGAGTTCAGCTCAGAGAATCTAAG GTTCTGGCTAGCAGTTCAGGAACTAAAGAAGCGTCCCATCAGAGAAGTTCCAACTCGAGTTCAGGAGATCTGGCAGGAGTTTCTGGCCCCCGGAGCGCCCAGTGCCATCAACGTTGACTCCAAGAGCTACGACAAAACCACCCAGAATGTCAAAGACCCTGGACGCTATGCCTTTGAGGATGCACAG GAACACATCTACAAATTGATGAAGAGTGATTCTTACAGTCGTTTCATCCGTTCCAGTGCCTATCAGGAGTTATTACAGGCCAAGAAGAAG AAAAGTAAGAACTTGTTCTGA